The window tctGTAAAACACACTGAGGTGAAGGCCCCATCTGAAACATAGTTGggttaaattaaaacaaaagataaaggtataggaaaacaaacaaacaaacaaacaacaaaaataaaaaaaaacagctttgggGGCCATGTCAGCTTTTCTTAAGGTGTCTCGCTGGAGCTGAATACTGTTTTAGAGTGCTGCTCACCATTAACAAGCAGAAATTCTGCATTATCCTTCTACAGTTTGTCTGCTGATATACCCATGGCCATGATGATATACATAATTTAGCACATGTTGGATCTTCTATCAAATATTtggcatatgtgtgtgtgttaagaaATGGCCTGCTAAATATACTTAAAAGTAATGCAATCTAAATAATGAAATCAAGTTGATAGTTTGTGAATGAATTCTCTCTGACCAGCTGGATTGAGGTTTGGATGTGAGGAAAACTGTGGTGCTATGAAAAACATCTCTGTAGTCTGCAGCCGCATTGTACGTTTCTATGACAACACGTACATGTCTGCCTTCTTATTTCAAGAGGAGCACATTTCTAATTTGTTTAACTACCACTCATTTCTGTTGTTTCACAACTGGGTGCATTtaagttaaaagttaaagtgCACATTGGCCTCGTGTTTATCACCACCAGAGAGAAAAGATATGACGACAACATGGAGGCCATGCTGGAATGCGTGCGGATATCCCACAGCAACGCCTGGAGCAAAGACCCaatgatgcagctgaaaatCACGGCACTGCTCAGCCCCGAGCTGTGTGTAAGTCCCTCCATCTCAGAGTCAAAATACATTCAAATTAAaaattttacattatttttcttGTTCATTTTGTCAGTATAAAGGAGCTTCAACGTTACACTTTTGGGGGATCCAATTAACAGTTACCATActgttttgttagttttctGAGCATTTTTGTTTTAGGTCAAACATTTGAGCTGCTCTGATCCGTCTGAGGCCACATAAGGcctatttcagaccagggcggcaaagcgtggcggaacggaagcgattttcaccggaggaggtgaaaatacatggaaacagatctgtccttgcacaccgacgcggcggtagtcgggcggtagcggcgcggagacgcctccgtcccgcgctgcttttggaaaatagaactcgagcggaatttggacggcagcggccggcggtggccggcggtgtcccgttgaaatgaatggggaatgcagacagggctggagcagaactaccgcggccgcggactgtccggtgtgaaaagccaagttgaacacaccgcctgataaccggcgtaagactgccgtcgtttcgctgccgccacgccacgctctggtctgaaatcggcctagggccatttcagaccagggcggcaaagcgtggcggaacggaagcgattttcaccggcggaggtgaaaatacatggaaacagatctgtccttgcacaccgacgcggcggtagtcgggcggtagcggcgcggagacgcctccgtcccgcgctgcttttggaaaatagaactcgagcggaatttggacggcagcggccggcggcggccggcggtgtgccgttgaaatgaatggggaatgcagacggggctggagcagaactaccgcggccgcggactgtccggtgtgaaaagccaagttgaacacaccgcctgataaccggcgtagactgccgtcgtttcgctgccgccacgccacgctctggtctgaaatcggcctaagAGGCTGACCTGCTTCACAATGATTGTATCTGGATGTTTCTGTGCATGGGAAACAAGATAAGAATACAGATTTTAGTGTTTGCTGTGTCGACAGCTGCACCAGGTCATTTCTGATAGCTCAAACCCATCTCCCCCACCCACCTGCCCCTGCTCTGCCAgtgtttttttcattcttttgacCCAGTGTTGACATTATGTGTTACCTGTTACTCATGAAAATACATCGCTTGTGTCAAAGGTGAAACTCACAACCCTCATCGCACAACAACCCTATGATTTGAGTCTCCTTATCAGGGCGATGGATGGAGAAGTAAGCCCTCAATCCATAAATTAGTCCAGTTTTATCCTTCTTTCTTTATATTTACAACAATTGTGGAGTTAAATGAGGTTCACCTgcctctttcagccaatcacGTTCCCTGGTTTAGATGAAAAAGAGAACACCCACTTCCTGTGCAGCCTGCAGAGACTCAACAAAATAGCAGAGGTACGGATATGAATAATTTGTATACATGCAACCACTTTGTATCttaaacacttaaccattattctatttttttagaTTCAAGTTTATGAATTGACATTGCACTCAATaatgaaaatacaaaataaatcaataaatcaattaaattaGAAGTAAAATTTAAatctaaaacacaaaaaagttgtctttgaaaaaaagattaattttttaatttttgatcAAAACAATGAATATTAAAGTATGTCAGCTCATTGGTGTGCTTCATCTGTCACTTCACTTATTTAGTGCGACAGTTACTGCTCTCCATATTCATCAGTATTATGGGTGCATGTTTTTACGTCCGGTTCACTTATTAATTTATTCTTGAATGAAATGGCATTCCTTAAATGAATTCACTTTTATCATTTACAGTATTTgcatgatttcttttttttttacaagtttaCATGCAAATATTTGTGTTTTAGGCGAGTGTGAACAAAGTCAGAGTCCTGGTTGATGCAGAGTACACTTACATGAATCCCGCCCTCTCTGTTGTCACCATGGCAATGATGAAGAAGTTTAACAAAGATGGCGTGTGGATATGGAACACATATCAGTGCTATCTGAAGGCAAGTTATCTTTATTTCTATCCCTTTAATTTACTAAATTTGTGCAGAATAAGACATTTTGTTCTCAATCAGATCCTCCccctgtctttctgtctgtctgtgccaCTCAGGAGTCCAGGTCTCTCCTGTTAGAGGCTCTACGCCTGTCCAAAAGTGATAGTTTCGGACTGGGCGTTAAGCTGGTACGAGGAGCCTACATGGACAAAGAGAGGAATCTGGCCAAGAAAGAGTGTCGTCTGGACCCCATCCACTGGAGCTGGGAGGACACGAATGACAGGTTGAACCAATCAAATGcatctaaataaaaataaaaaaagcccaGAATACACGCAGAGCATCTCGGACGTAAAGATGGCCAAAGGTTCAGCAAATTGTGAAGCAGTTTGAGAATAATGTTCCTCCATGTAAAATTGTACAAGGCTTTGAGTAGTAAACAGTCCAAAATATCATCACAAATTCAGAGAATCTGCAGACATCTCTGTGCACAAGTAAAAATCAATATTGGATGACAATGATTTTTGGTCCCTCAGGCAGCCCCGCATTGAAAACAGACAtaattctgtcatggaaatccctGTATGGGCtgaggaacacttccagaaatcatccTATGAGAGCGTAGTTCCCTGTACCATCCACAAATGATCCAATAATGATCCAGAGACACACACTgtcttctctgggccaaagctcTTTTAAAATGTACCGAGTCAATTAGTGTCAATCTGTTCTGTAGTCAAGAGAAATTGAAATTCCAAATCTTCCTCCGCATTAAATAGAAGAGGGGCCATTCTGCTTGTTATCAGAGCTGAAAAAGCTTGCATCTCTAATGGCATGGGGACACATTACTGCCTATAGGATGGGAAACTTGTGCAACTGAAAAGGCACCATCAGTGCTGACATAAATactttatatgtatatacaaaCAAGAATTTGATCCTTTCTAGGTTGTATTATGAAAAAATTATTGGAATATGAGaattgcaaatcattgcattcagttttatttaaatatttcgTACTGTGTCCCAAATTTTTGGAACTGGGGTTGCACCTTGGATTAatcatgtaaagtcaatttctACTCAGTAAACTTGAGAACACTGGCTATTTCTGATGGAGAACTGGGACTTGACACATTTCATACCCTCCTGTGTTTGCAGTTATAATGGCTCCCTGGATGTGATGCTGAAAGCCATATCACAGAAACCTGAACGCTACAGGATCATAGTGGCCACTCACAACGAGGAGTCAGTGAGAAAAGCTGCCCAACGGTTAGAGCACGTAAAGTGAAAAACAATGTGGTATCTGGCGTCTGGTGTTTTTTCGTAGCTTAATCTTCAAACATGTCTCAAACTTATCATGTATTGATTTTCTGCAAATTGGGAGAGTCTTTTAAAGCAGGTCTAGTGTTGTTCTTGGCAGAGGAAGCTGTTCAAAGTACACCAGGCACCGGCTGGACTGGTTACCTCTGAAGACCGCCTCACCAATGCCTGAGGCTATATTAAAGGATGGACACAAATTTTGCTGTTCGATATATTCATGCCAGTTAAAAGAATTTAATCAGTGAATCTCTTTTGAGGAAGCGAAATCAATCAGTTGAATGAATCTGTCTTGCAAATTTGAGCTACTGACCGCAAGCTGCATTGATGAGGCTGACCTTCGAGGTGAGAGTTGGAGAATCCAAAGCAGAGGAAGCTATGATATCATTAAGTCTTCCTACAATGTTCACATTTATTTCATCTCCTTGCAAATGTCCCTTTGGTGCGTTCACTGCCACATATTTCCAAACTCACCCTGATTCTAATCTTAAcctgagtgagtgtgtcatgTTGTAAATGTGTACGACTTGGACCAAACTATTATGTAGGCATTGGTCTGGTTGAAAAACACTATCTTAGTTTCTATGCATCAACTGTGATTATTTGGTTCTATAAACTATCAATCACAAATCCAACAGTGTAGTAACATGAGAGAAATGTATTGGTTGAGTACACTTTTAAGAGTTTCATGACCAAAACAAATCTTACTGTCCCTATTGGGGGTTTTGATGTGAGTCTTGTGTATGTGATCACCAGGATGGAGGAACTGGGGATAGACAAAGATGGAGGCTCAGTGTGTTTCGGCC of the Odontesthes bonariensis isolate fOdoBon6 chromosome 23, fOdoBon6.hap1, whole genome shotgun sequence genome contains:
- the prodh2 gene encoding hydroxyproline dehydrogenase, giving the protein MMLYSRLRLSRPHLLSLRLLGTAACRTVAVKPPELPSATLAFEDPSAFRVKSLGELLRALGIFHLCSFPVLVNNCGRLMSVARTLLGRRGFSLLLRPTVYAQFVAGENEGEISQSMEKMSLLGLRPMLAVPIEEDLGESTGEKRYDDNMEAMLECVRISHSNAWSKDPMMQLKITALLSPELCVKLTTLIAQQPYDLSLLIRAMDGEPITFPGLDEKENTHFLCSLQRLNKIAEASVNKVRVLVDAEYTYMNPALSVVTMAMMKKFNKDGVWIWNTYQCYLKESRSLLLEALRLSKSDSFGLGVKLVRGAYMDKERNLAKKECRLDPIHWSWEDTNDSYNGSLDVMLKAISQKPERYRIIVATHNEESVRKAAQRMEELGIDKDGGSVCFGQLLGMCDHVSLTLANKGYAVYKSVPYGSVDDTLPYLVRRAQENRTVLQGIRKERDLLRQELKQRLGPSLRGGS